The following are encoded in a window of Aestuariirhabdus haliotis genomic DNA:
- a CDS encoding polysaccharide deacetylase family protein, which yields MWQAFGLAKVLLVSFCLWSSSVGAQTDSQQAFDRLLASHQKMILLLAEATELDPLDRHVHSARNFYDQSHHEFYHLIQRAESEMVLTSKRRLLSVTLEFIDYYQNNQALQRADRLAFADLAEELLLLEQERQVPAQGLIQLREINADIQSVSDFFREQYRKTLSKLGKSRGANEDWQHYLDYLRQRYDDQSLLQEVEAAPRLSREKTRGANLARDKKDQLAGQLPKVVWGNGLPKKTVVLTFDDGPHRLRTAKILDTLKTYEVKGYFFAVGKNLGSVTTDANGQSRATLNKRNLKVIDRILDEGHILANHSFSHAELTKLETERQIAELYKTNELIKASTGFENRLFRPPYGSKNKALESIVAEQSMASIMWNVDSMDWADPIPESIAQRTLELLNKKQRGVLLFHDIHKQTVAALPLILEGLAEQGYRVTTLDGSPFTLGDEGVPKLPQAKKPELYKNSWAVVIGVNEYQHWPKLDYAVNDARSIADKLQQEFGFAKDHIIELYDDDASRDNIAEVLGYTLADPKKVGKDDRVFIFYAGHGATRPLPSGKSLGYLIPVDADLERYPVQGISMSQLSDFSAMIPAKHVYFVMDSCYSGLALTRSGGGAQAFNYLEHITDRHARQILTAGGADQEVADGGPNGHSVFTWALLQALDGKADTDNNGYLTASEIGTYVSPVVASYAPQTPAFGNLIGNQGGDFVFELGADSSARKQQLAAQEKARQVAALTAKQDDLSSEIGRQLELQKSRSDTASSVGAPSTGNPDTALKNNQRVRAAYQLDAEALTLLRAGKLLEAEKKWAQAVKLNPYNENIVNNYGFVLDKLGRNDEALIWYYRTVELAPRRTPIYLNLGDMMVKLDKPELAIAYYQRYLHLYPSYKKAKQLQAKIKALAEG from the coding sequence ATGTGGCAGGCATTCGGGCTGGCAAAGGTACTATTGGTCAGTTTTTGTTTGTGGAGTTCGAGTGTTGGTGCTCAAACTGACAGCCAGCAAGCCTTTGACCGGTTATTGGCCAGCCACCAGAAAATGATTCTTCTGCTCGCCGAAGCCACCGAGTTGGATCCCCTCGATCGTCATGTCCACAGCGCCAGAAATTTTTATGACCAGAGCCATCATGAGTTCTATCATCTGATTCAGCGTGCTGAGTCCGAGATGGTCTTGACCAGCAAGCGCCGGTTATTGTCCGTTACTCTTGAATTTATCGATTACTACCAGAACAACCAGGCATTGCAGCGTGCGGACCGGTTAGCGTTTGCGGATCTGGCCGAAGAACTGTTGTTGCTTGAGCAAGAGCGCCAGGTGCCGGCACAGGGCTTGATTCAGCTACGTGAAATCAACGCCGATATTCAATCGGTGTCCGATTTTTTTCGTGAGCAATATCGTAAAACCTTGTCCAAACTGGGCAAGAGTCGTGGCGCCAATGAAGACTGGCAGCACTATCTCGACTATTTACGTCAACGTTATGATGATCAGTCGCTTTTACAAGAGGTTGAGGCGGCTCCGCGGTTGAGCCGAGAGAAAACCCGCGGCGCTAATTTGGCAAGAGACAAAAAGGACCAGTTAGCCGGTCAATTGCCGAAGGTGGTCTGGGGCAATGGCCTGCCGAAAAAAACCGTGGTGCTGACTTTTGATGATGGCCCGCATCGTTTGCGCACGGCAAAAATTCTCGACACGCTGAAAACCTACGAGGTAAAAGGCTATTTCTTTGCGGTGGGCAAGAACCTGGGCTCGGTCACAACCGATGCTAACGGTCAAAGCCGGGCGACGTTAAATAAGCGCAACTTGAAAGTGATCGATCGCATTCTCGATGAGGGTCATATTCTGGCCAACCACAGTTTCTCCCACGCCGAGTTGACCAAGCTGGAGACCGAGCGCCAGATTGCCGAGCTCTATAAAACCAATGAGTTGATCAAAGCGTCGACCGGATTTGAAAACCGCCTGTTCCGTCCACCCTATGGTTCCAAGAACAAGGCGTTGGAATCGATTGTCGCCGAGCAGTCCATGGCGTCCATTATGTGGAATGTGGATTCGATGGACTGGGCCGACCCGATTCCGGAATCGATCGCCCAGCGCACCCTGGAGTTGCTCAACAAAAAGCAGCGTGGAGTATTGCTGTTTCATGATATCCACAAGCAGACCGTCGCAGCCCTACCCTTGATTCTTGAAGGCTTGGCCGAGCAGGGCTACCGGGTAACTACTCTGGATGGTTCCCCTTTTACCCTGGGTGACGAAGGGGTACCCAAGCTGCCCCAGGCAAAGAAGCCTGAGCTCTATAAAAACAGCTGGGCGGTGGTGATCGGGGTGAATGAGTATCAGCATTGGCCGAAACTCGACTATGCGGTCAATGATGCTCGCAGCATTGCCGACAAACTGCAGCAAGAATTTGGTTTTGCCAAAGACCATATCATCGAACTCTACGATGATGATGCCAGTCGCGATAATATCGCCGAGGTTCTGGGTTATACCCTGGCGGACCCGAAAAAAGTGGGTAAGGATGATCGCGTCTTTATTTTCTACGCCGGTCATGGCGCCACCCGGCCTCTACCCAGTGGCAAAAGCCTGGGATACTTGATTCCTGTCGATGCGGATCTGGAACGGTATCCGGTGCAGGGCATTAGCATGAGCCAGCTGAGTGACTTCTCGGCCATGATTCCCGCCAAGCATGTCTATTTTGTGATGGACAGTTGCTACTCGGGACTGGCACTGACCCGCTCCGGCGGCGGCGCGCAGGCTTTCAATTACCTTGAGCATATTACCGATCGCCATGCCCGCCAGATTCTCACGGCCGGTGGTGCCGACCAGGAGGTTGCTGACGGTGGACCCAATGGTCATTCGGTGTTCACCTGGGCCCTGTTGCAGGCGCTCGACGGTAAAGCGGACACCGACAACAATGGTTACCTGACCGCCTCTGAAATTGGGACTTACGTGTCCCCGGTCGTGGCCAGTTATGCGCCGCAGACGCCGGCGTTCGGTAATCTGATTGGCAATCAGGGAGGCGATTTTGTGTTTGAACTGGGTGCCGATTCGAGTGCTCGCAAGCAACAACTTGCCGCCCAGGAAAAGGCTCGCCAGGTGGCCGCACTGACCGCCAAGCAAGACGATTTAAGCTCTGAAATCGGGCGCCAGCTGGAGCTGCAGAAATCCCGTTCCGACACAGCATCATCGGTCGGCGCGCCGTCGACGGGCAACCCCGACACCGCGTTAAAGAATAACCAGCGGGTGCGAGCGGCTTATCAACTGGATGCAGAGGCCTTGACGCTGTTGCGAGCCGGCAAGTTGCTCGAGGCCGAAAAGAAGTGGGCCCAGGCGGTCAAGCTGAACCCCTACAATGAGAACATTGTGAATAACTATGGCTTTGTGCTCGACAAGCTGGGCCGTAACGACGAAGCCTTGATCTGGTATTACCGCACCGTCGAATTGGCGCCCCGTCGTACTCCGATCTACCTCAATCTGGGGGATATGATGGTCAAGCTGGATAAGCCGGAACTGGCGATCGCCTATTATCAGCGGTATCTGCACCTGTATCCCTCCTATAAAAAGGCGAAACAGCTACAAGCCAAAATTAAGGCCCTGGCGGAGGGCTAG
- a CDS encoding gamma-glutamylcyclotransferase family protein, with amino-acid sequence MLPLVAVYGSLRRGLWNHHILAHSEYVAKTRLPGWQMFSLGRFPGVRRGQGYITVEIYRVTPPVLKALDQMEGYYPEHTKPRLVDEKKFYDRVQVTTGSGLAHLYILEDRRYWQSPLIESGDWVGHQQES; translated from the coding sequence ATGCTGCCCCTTGTCGCTGTCTACGGTTCGCTTCGTCGAGGACTGTGGAATCATCATATTCTGGCACACTCAGAATATGTCGCTAAAACCCGGTTACCAGGTTGGCAGATGTTTTCCCTGGGCCGCTTTCCCGGGGTGCGTCGCGGACAGGGTTATATAACGGTTGAAATCTACCGTGTCACACCACCGGTTCTCAAGGCGCTGGATCAGATGGAAGGTTACTATCCCGAGCATACGAAGCCTCGCCTGGTTGACGAGAAAAAGTTCTACGATCGAGTGCAGGTAACGACGGGTAGCGGCCTTGCTCATTTGTACATCCTTGAAGATCGACGCTATTGGCAATCCCCACTGATCGAATCGGGAGACTGGGTCGGTCATCAACAGGAATCGTAA
- a CDS encoding aldehyde dehydrogenase family protein produces MNKLSLAGWEQRAANLTIEGRAYINGQFVDAISGETRPTFNPATGGVLADVAFCGQKDADLAVQVARDTFNSGVWSDIAPVQRQQVLLRWAYLIEEHWEELALLESLDTGKPISNTLGDDGDIHSTIRTTRWNAESIDKVYQEIHPFAEQELAIASRVPMGIVAAITPRNYPLATTAWKVAPALAAGNSVILKPAFSTPLSALRYAELARQAGLPEGVLNVLPGSGAVLGEILGLHKDIDCLTFTGSRSVAELMEDYSGRSNLKRVLNEIGGKSANVIFPDADLDKAAARQCAANYFHTGQTCTAGSRLAVHEDIHDAFVEKLKEYAKDWMPGNPLDPDTLVGPCVDHQQLEAVDHYVRLGLEEGATLELGGTPVLASEQGFYYQPTIFTGVTMDMVIAQEEIFGPVLSVIKFATVDEAIAIVNESICGLAGSVWTQSRDTAQYVTERVHAGAMNVNCYYACDNQISMPFGGVDQSERKQVDSGHIFDDYSELKKQDVIGPDY; encoded by the coding sequence ATGAACAAGCTATCTCTGGCCGGCTGGGAACAACGAGCTGCGAACCTGACAATCGAGGGGCGCGCCTATATCAACGGCCAATTCGTCGATGCGATCTCCGGGGAAACCCGTCCGACCTTCAATCCTGCTACCGGTGGGGTATTGGCTGATGTCGCCTTTTGTGGCCAGAAAGATGCGGATCTTGCGGTTCAAGTGGCCCGTGATACCTTTAACTCCGGAGTCTGGTCGGACATAGCGCCGGTGCAACGCCAACAGGTTCTGTTGCGCTGGGCCTACCTGATCGAAGAGCACTGGGAAGAGTTGGCGTTGCTGGAATCTCTCGATACCGGTAAGCCGATCTCCAATACCCTGGGCGACGATGGTGACATTCACTCGACTATTCGAACCACTCGCTGGAATGCGGAAAGCATCGATAAGGTTTACCAGGAAATACACCCTTTTGCCGAGCAAGAGCTGGCCATTGCCAGTCGAGTACCCATGGGCATCGTTGCGGCCATAACCCCCCGAAATTACCCCTTGGCGACAACGGCCTGGAAAGTGGCGCCTGCACTGGCCGCGGGTAACTCGGTGATTTTAAAGCCCGCCTTTAGCACCCCGCTGTCAGCTCTGCGGTATGCGGAGCTGGCTCGTCAGGCCGGGTTGCCTGAGGGTGTCCTGAATGTGTTGCCGGGCTCCGGCGCGGTGCTCGGTGAAATTCTGGGGCTGCATAAAGATATCGATTGCTTGACGTTTACCGGTTCGAGATCGGTCGCCGAGTTGATGGAAGATTATTCAGGACGCTCTAATCTTAAGCGCGTACTGAATGAGATTGGTGGCAAGAGTGCCAATGTGATCTTTCCCGATGCCGATCTCGATAAGGCCGCGGCTCGTCAATGTGCTGCCAACTATTTCCATACTGGACAAACCTGCACGGCCGGCTCTCGTCTTGCGGTGCACGAAGATATCCATGACGCCTTTGTCGAGAAACTGAAAGAATACGCTAAAGACTGGATGCCGGGGAATCCACTGGACCCCGATACCCTGGTCGGCCCCTGTGTCGATCATCAGCAACTGGAAGCGGTGGATCATTATGTTCGCCTGGGCCTTGAAGAAGGGGCTACCCTGGAACTGGGCGGTACGCCAGTGCTGGCTAGCGAACAGGGGTTCTATTATCAACCGACCATCTTTACCGGCGTGACCATGGATATGGTAATTGCCCAGGAGGAGATTTTTGGGCCGGTGCTGTCGGTGATTAAATTTGCCACCGTTGATGAAGCGATCGCCATTGTTAATGAGTCGATTTGTGGGCTGGCTGGCAGTGTCTGGACCCAAAGCCGGGATACCGCGCAATATGTCACCGAGCGGGTGCACGCCGGGGCCATGAATGTGAACTGTTATTATGCCTGCGATAACCAGATCTCCATGCCTTTCGGCGGGGTAGATCAGTCGGAACGCAAGCAGGTTGATTCTGGCCACATCTTCGATGACTATTCCGAGCTTAAAAAGCAGGACGTCATTGGTCCGGATTATTGA
- a CDS encoding NIPSNAP family protein: MLFDVRTYTLHPGTLSKQLDLYQRYGFAAQTRHLGKPFAFLVPETGNINSFTHIWCYQDAGDREHRRAAMKADPEWQHYLKITADAGYYLHQENRLMNNAPFMD, translated from the coding sequence ATGTTATTTGATGTGCGGACCTACACGCTGCATCCCGGAACCTTATCGAAGCAGCTGGACCTCTATCAGCGCTACGGCTTTGCGGCGCAGACAAGGCATCTGGGTAAACCCTTTGCTTTCCTGGTGCCGGAAACTGGCAATATCAATAGCTTTACTCATATTTGGTGTTATCAGGATGCCGGTGATCGAGAGCACCGGCGCGCGGCGATGAAAGCCGATCCGGAATGGCAACACTATTTAAAAATCACGGCCGATGCGGGTTATTACCTGCACCAGGAAAATCGATTGATGAATAATGCGCCGTTTATGGACTGA
- a CDS encoding NAD-dependent epimerase/dehydratase family protein — MSRILLTGAAGGLGQVLRKRLRNWPGVKLRVSDIADLGAAEEGEEVVQCDLADLGAMLTLVDGVDQIIHLGGVSVEDTFDNILNANLRGVYNLYEAARQKGVSRIVFASSNHVIGFHTRETQLDASSPMRPDSLYGVSKGYGELLARYYFDKFKIESACIRIGSSFPKPRNRRMLATWLSYDDLTALMKRVLEVDRLGFAIVYGVSANKECWWDNHLSAYIGWEPEDSSEIFRSDEALVNEVVDPFDPAIEFQGGTFAASGHFEDPQ, encoded by the coding sequence ATGTCTCGAATTTTATTGACTGGCGCCGCCGGTGGATTGGGTCAGGTTCTGCGCAAACGATTGCGTAACTGGCCCGGGGTCAAACTGCGTGTCTCTGATATCGCGGATTTGGGCGCGGCAGAAGAGGGTGAAGAGGTGGTGCAGTGCGATCTTGCCGACCTTGGCGCCATGCTGACACTGGTCGATGGCGTTGACCAGATTATTCATCTGGGCGGGGTGTCGGTGGAAGATACCTTTGACAATATTCTGAATGCGAATCTGCGGGGTGTTTACAATCTGTATGAGGCGGCGCGCCAGAAAGGTGTATCTAGAATAGTGTTTGCGAGTTCCAATCATGTGATCGGCTTTCATACCCGGGAAACCCAGCTCGATGCCAGCTCCCCCATGCGTCCTGACAGTCTCTATGGTGTATCAAAAGGCTATGGCGAATTATTGGCTCGTTACTATTTTGACAAATTCAAGATCGAGTCGGCCTGTATCCGTATTGGATCCAGCTTCCCCAAGCCGCGCAATCGACGCATGCTGGCTACCTGGTTAAGTTATGACGATCTTACTGCGCTCATGAAGCGTGTGCTCGAAGTCGATCGGCTTGGGTTTGCTATCGTCTACGGAGTGTCTGCGAATAAAGAGTGTTGGTGGGACAATCACCTGAGTGCCTACATTGGCTGGGAACCTGAGGATAGTTCAGAAATTTTTCGCAGCGATGAAGCCCTGGTGAATGAAGTGGTCGACCCCTTTGATCCCGCGATCGAATTTCAGGGAGGGACCTTTGCCGCGAGTGGCCACTTTGAAGATCCGCAGTAA
- a CDS encoding dihydrodipicolinate synthase family protein, with protein sequence MKTSPVTTDDLQRSVLSVPPLCRNEDLTINRDANKVLIRHLEEAGVSTFMYGGNANFYHVSMGEYPYILDFLSSAVSKDSWVIPAVGPDYGKLMDQAKVLAQRDFPTAMVLPQVFPKSPRGVEEGIRRFVDAMGKPAIAYIKIDGYLEPDQVARLVDDKVVCAIKYARVLDDPDHPVDDPYLTELCKLIDSDLIISGIGERPVITHWNDFGLRAFTSGSVCVAPHASAELLKALQAGDLDKARELRKLFIPLEDMRDQYSPLCVLHRAVELANIADTGVLTPLLSEVVEGESKNRLEQVAKALYKLDSELSSVA encoded by the coding sequence ATGAAAACCTCACCCGTGACAACCGATGATCTTCAGCGGTCTGTTTTATCTGTTCCTCCCCTGTGTCGCAATGAGGATCTGACGATTAACAGGGATGCCAATAAGGTGTTAATACGGCATCTTGAGGAAGCGGGTGTCTCTACCTTTATGTATGGTGGCAATGCGAACTTTTATCATGTCAGCATGGGGGAGTATCCTTACATTCTGGACTTTCTGTCCAGCGCGGTGTCCAAAGATTCCTGGGTTATACCCGCCGTCGGGCCCGATTATGGCAAGTTGATGGATCAGGCCAAGGTGCTTGCCCAGCGTGACTTTCCGACCGCGATGGTGCTACCCCAGGTGTTTCCAAAATCACCCAGAGGCGTGGAGGAGGGGATTCGACGCTTTGTCGATGCCATGGGTAAGCCGGCGATTGCCTATATCAAAATCGATGGTTATCTGGAGCCCGACCAGGTTGCTCGTCTGGTCGATGACAAGGTAGTTTGCGCGATTAAATACGCACGAGTACTGGATGATCCGGATCACCCGGTCGATGATCCTTACCTGACCGAGCTGTGCAAGCTGATTGATAGCGACCTCATTATCAGTGGTATCGGAGAGCGCCCGGTAATTACCCATTGGAACGATTTTGGTTTGCGGGCTTTTACCTCGGGTTCGGTATGCGTCGCTCCCCACGCTTCAGCCGAATTGCTCAAGGCTCTTCAGGCCGGTGATCTCGATAAGGCGCGTGAGCTGCGCAAACTGTTTATCCCGCTTGAGGATATGCGCGATCAGTACAGCCCTCTGTGTGTTTTGCATCGTGCGGTCGAACTTGCCAATATTGCCGACACAGGTGTTTTGACGCCTTTGCTATCGGAAGTGGTTGAAGGTGAATCCAAAAACCGTCTGGAGCAAGTTGCCAAAGCGCTCTACAAATTGGATAGCGAGCTGTCCAGCGTTGCTTAA
- a CDS encoding TRAP transporter substrate-binding protein, whose amino-acid sequence MFSLKKVSVSLVLAATAAACALPTQAAEWKGWNIHKAGYPNTVAMDDFARLLNEKTDGRISLKMYHAGTLGSQPDAIEQVRLGGLEVGNFSLGPIGPIAKEANVVSLPFVFSSVEQAFRAMDGEVGKMISDGLEKKGIVALAYHDAGARSFYNTQKPITQPSDVKGMKIRVMNNDLYSGMISALGGNPSPMAFSEVYQALKTNVVDGAENNYPSYESTGHYEVAGYYSVSQHLIIPECVCMNAKVFNSLSEADQKAVREAAVESAMLQRKLWAERKEASRAKAVAAGVKINEISDKGAFQSAMQSVHEKYLGDNPDLKPLVQMIKDTK is encoded by the coding sequence ATGTTCAGTTTAAAAAAGGTCTCTGTCTCTCTCGTACTTGCCGCTACGGCGGCAGCCTGCGCCCTACCGACGCAAGCCGCCGAATGGAAAGGCTGGAATATTCACAAGGCGGGTTATCCCAATACCGTAGCGATGGACGACTTCGCTCGCCTGTTAAACGAAAAAACCGACGGACGTATCAGCCTGAAGATGTACCATGCAGGCACCCTCGGCAGCCAACCCGATGCCATTGAGCAGGTTCGCCTGGGTGGACTGGAAGTGGGCAACTTTAGTCTCGGACCTATAGGCCCTATCGCCAAAGAAGCCAACGTCGTGTCGCTGCCATTTGTGTTTAGCAGCGTCGAGCAAGCCTTCCGCGCGATGGATGGTGAAGTTGGTAAAATGATCAGTGACGGCCTGGAAAAGAAAGGCATTGTTGCCCTGGCTTATCATGACGCCGGCGCTCGTTCTTTCTACAACACTCAAAAGCCCATCACCCAGCCTTCTGATGTCAAAGGCATGAAAATCCGGGTGATGAACAACGATCTCTATTCAGGAATGATTTCTGCCCTGGGTGGCAACCCTTCCCCCATGGCGTTTTCCGAGGTTTACCAGGCCCTGAAAACCAATGTGGTCGATGGCGCCGAAAACAACTACCCCTCCTATGAGTCAACCGGTCACTACGAGGTAGCCGGCTATTACTCTGTTTCCCAGCACCTGATTATTCCCGAATGTGTGTGCATGAATGCGAAAGTATTCAACTCACTTTCCGAAGCAGACCAGAAAGCCGTGCGTGAAGCGGCGGTTGAGTCGGCCATGCTGCAACGCAAGTTGTGGGCCGAGCGCAAGGAAGCCAGCCGCGCTAAAGCCGTCGCGGCCGGTGTAAAGATCAATGAGATCTCTGACAAAGGCGCCTTCCAGTCAGCCATGCAGTCTGTTCATGAAAAGTATCTGGGTGACAATCCTGACTTGAAGCCTCTGGTCCAAATGATCAAAGACACCAAGTAA
- a CDS encoding TRAP transporter small permease: MSLENNTCKKQLWERLLDRLCDLCIVISGVSLVILTIIFGWLVYGRYVLNATPTWVEQVSLLLIMFIAFLGASVGIHKNTHLGVSLFREISPRPVRKTFELISYLTLAGFGLVMMVNSYDLVMFKWGNDIPLLNIPEGIRAIPIMLCGAFTFLFSLGHLVHFFKGVDETSSLVE, from the coding sequence ATGTCACTCGAAAACAATACTTGTAAAAAACAACTCTGGGAACGCCTGCTCGATCGCCTCTGTGATCTTTGCATTGTGATCAGTGGTGTCTCTCTGGTGATCCTGACCATTATCTTTGGTTGGTTGGTGTATGGACGATATGTACTCAATGCAACGCCTACCTGGGTCGAACAGGTTTCGCTATTACTGATCATGTTTATCGCTTTCCTGGGCGCATCAGTAGGGATCCATAAAAACACCCACCTGGGAGTCTCCCTGTTTCGCGAAATCAGCCCTCGACCTGTGCGTAAAACGTTTGAGCTGATTTCCTACCTGACCCTGGCAGGCTTTGGTCTGGTGATGATGGTAAACAGCTACGATCTGGTGATGTTCAAATGGGGCAACGATATTCCGTTGTTGAATATCCCCGAAGGAATTCGCGCGATCCCAATCATGCTCTGTGGTGCATTCACGTTCCTTTTTTCGCTCGGTCATCTCGTACATTTTTTCAAAGGCGTTGATGAAACATCGAGCCTTGTCGAATAG
- a CDS encoding TRAP transporter large permease, whose amino-acid sequence MGLFILLAIFFVCVVIGLPVAFALGIAAVGTFFYEGLPLLIAFQRIVSGINIFSLMAIPFFIFAGELMFHGGIAARLVRFASAAVGAVRGGLGIVNVFSSMLFGGISGSAIADISALGSILIPVMKEKGYDDDYAVNVTVTSSVAGILIPPSHNVILFAVATGGGVSISQLFLAGVVPGILMCVCLAVAAYVIAVRRGYRAEVFPGFYALFLSFVGAIPGLMTAVIIVGGVLSGIFTVTESGAFGVIYAFLVTVIVYRSLNWENFKTAVVNSVRTTSMVMILIACAAAFAYMLTFFQVPTRMIDFMYGISDNPIVIILLINLMLLVLGMVMDMAALILICTPIFLPVAIAIGMDPIQFAMVMMMNLGLGLCTPPVGSCLFVGCVVGEVPMERAVKSIWPFYLAILSALMLTTFIPAISLTLPNWLVG is encoded by the coding sequence ATGGGTTTGTTCATACTTTTAGCCATATTTTTTGTTTGCGTTGTTATCGGTCTCCCGGTGGCCTTTGCCCTGGGCATCGCAGCGGTTGGCACCTTTTTTTATGAAGGCTTACCCTTGTTGATCGCTTTTCAGCGCATTGTTTCCGGTATCAATATTTTTTCTCTGATGGCAATTCCATTCTTTATTTTTGCCGGAGAACTAATGTTTCACGGCGGAATTGCAGCCAGACTGGTGAGATTTGCTTCCGCCGCAGTAGGGGCAGTTCGAGGCGGACTGGGCATCGTCAATGTCTTCTCTTCCATGCTGTTTGGCGGCATATCCGGCTCGGCAATTGCGGACATTTCAGCCCTGGGTTCCATATTGATCCCCGTCATGAAGGAGAAAGGGTACGACGACGATTACGCCGTCAACGTCACGGTCACCTCCTCCGTAGCCGGTATCCTGATTCCTCCCAGCCACAACGTGATTCTGTTTGCTGTGGCTACAGGCGGCGGGGTCTCGATCTCGCAACTGTTCCTGGCGGGCGTAGTACCCGGCATCCTGATGTGTGTTTGCCTGGCCGTAGCCGCTTATGTGATTGCCGTTCGCAGAGGGTATCGCGCCGAAGTATTCCCCGGTTTCTATGCCCTGTTCCTGAGTTTCGTGGGAGCGATTCCGGGCCTGATGACCGCGGTAATTATTGTCGGCGGTGTCTTGAGCGGCATCTTTACGGTAACCGAGTCTGGCGCCTTTGGGGTTATTTATGCCTTCCTGGTGACCGTGATCGTCTATCGCTCATTAAACTGGGAGAACTTCAAGACAGCGGTGGTTAACTCGGTCAGAACAACCTCCATGGTGATGATCCTTATCGCTTGCGCCGCCGCGTTCGCTTATATGCTGACATTCTTCCAGGTACCCACCCGGATGATCGATTTCATGTACGGGATTTCTGACAACCCCATCGTTATTATTCTCCTGATCAACCTGATGTTACTGGTGCTGGGCATGGTGATGGATATGGCCGCATTGATCCTGATCTGCACTCCTATCTTTCTTCCGGTAGCGATAGCAATTGGCATGGATCCCATCCAGTTCGCTATGGTTATGATGATGAACCTTGGCTTGGGACTCTGTACACCGCCCGTAGGCTCCTGCTTATTTGTTGGCTGTGTCGTGGGCGAGGTTCCGATGGAGCGAGCAGTGAAAAGTATTTGGCCGTTCTATTTGGCCATCCTTTCTGCATTGATGCTTACCACCTTTATTCCAGCAATTTCGCTGACATTACCAAACTGGCTTGTAGGGTAA
- a CDS encoding FadR/GntR family transcriptional regulator yields MVELNLNIRKGEKLADQLYGQILQKLVSGELKEGDKLPSENEISRLFSVSRPVIREALTRLQADGLVYSRQGAGTFVKARPPEGLTRFAEASDVAGLLRCFEARMPFEGAAASLAAQRATPEDIEIIGEALRVFEDGLNGEGIPDNADYNFHMAIAKATGNEFYVNILSLLHTSMVSGIRVALKITKGGTQKRMEQVCREHRAIFDAIATGDAEAADLAMRYHIHSARTRVTNHLRDQ; encoded by the coding sequence ATGGTAGAACTGAATCTCAATATTCGAAAAGGCGAGAAGCTGGCGGATCAACTGTACGGACAGATTCTGCAAAAGCTCGTGTCGGGAGAACTCAAGGAAGGCGACAAGCTGCCATCGGAAAACGAAATATCAAGATTATTCAGTGTTTCCCGTCCCGTAATTCGAGAAGCACTCACTCGCTTACAAGCGGATGGTCTGGTGTACTCTCGCCAAGGTGCAGGAACCTTCGTCAAGGCTCGCCCTCCGGAAGGTTTAACCAGGTTTGCAGAAGCCTCCGATGTAGCCGGACTGCTGCGCTGCTTCGAAGCCCGTATGCCGTTTGAAGGCGCCGCCGCCAGCCTTGCGGCCCAACGGGCAACACCGGAAGATATTGAAATAATCGGCGAGGCCCTGCGCGTTTTCGAGGATGGACTTAACGGCGAAGGTATTCCCGATAACGCTGATTACAATTTTCATATGGCCATTGCCAAGGCAACCGGGAATGAGTTTTACGTCAACATCCTTTCCCTGCTGCATACCTCGATGGTATCCGGCATTCGCGTGGCGCTAAAGATCACCAAAGGCGGTACGCAAAAACGTATGGAACAGGTTTGCCGCGAACATCGCGCGATTTTTGATGCGATTGCCACTGGCGATGCCGAGGCTGCGGACCTGGCCATGCGATATCACATTCACAGTGCTCGTACTCGCGTTACCAACCACCTTCGTGATCAGTAA